The Humulus lupulus chromosome 4, drHumLupu1.1, whole genome shotgun sequence genome has a window encoding:
- the LOC133829656 gene encoding uncharacterized protein LOC133829656 yields MNFARYSSSVASVVPVHDIFWKSRCRLPLNKFHGNLTGRRRIHNYSQKHYLCAKAEMVVEQYLPPWFSVAPMMEWTDHHYRTLARLISKHAWLYTEMLAAETIVYQKDNLDKFLGFSPEQHPIVLQIGGSKLENIAKATELANPYGYDEINFNCGCPSPKVAGHGCFGVSLMLDPKFVAEAMSVIAANTDAPVSVKCRIGVDNRDSYNELCDFIYKVSSQSPTRHFIIHSRKALLNGISPAENRSIPPLKYEYFYGLLRDFPDLRFTINGGITGVDEVNAARTEGAHGVMIGRAAYHNPWNVLGHVDTAVYGAPRSNATRRQIIEKYQVYGDSVLWRDGRRPNVRDVVKPLLNLFHAEPGNSLWKRKADAAFQTCTTVKSFFEEALVAIPDFVLDKPIAELPPPGREDLFANVQSLLPPPCESQSREEEMMYA; encoded by the exons ATGAATTTTGCTAGATATTCTTCTTCAGTAGCTTCGGTTGTTCCTGTTCATGATATTTTTTGGAAGAGCCGTTGCAGGTTGCCTTTGAATAAGTTTCATGGTAATTTGACTGGACGAAGGAGGATACATAATTATAGTCAAAAGCATTACTTGTGTGCAAAAGCAGAGATGGTTGTCGAGCAGTATCTTCCTCCTTGGTTTAG TGTTGCTCCTATGATGGAATGGACTGATCATCACTACAGAACTCTTGCTCGGCTCATATCAAAACACGCATGGCTCTACACAGAGATGCTTGCAGCAGAAACCATTGTCTATCAGAAGGATAATCTG GACAAATTCTTGGGATTTTCTCCCGAACAACATCCCATAGTTCTTCAAATTGGTGGTAGTAAATTGGAAAACATTGCAAAAGCAACTGAACTTGCGAATCCTTACGGCTATGATGAAATTAATTTTAA TTGTGGATGTCCAAGTCCAAAAGTTGCTGGGCATGGGTGCTTTGGTGTTAGTCTTATGCTTGATCCTAAG TTTGTTGCTGAAGCTATGTCAGTGATTGCTGCTAACACAGATGCCCCTGTCAGTGTTAAATGTCGAATCGGCGTTGATAATCGTGATTCATATAATGAGCTCT GTGATTTTATTTACAAGGTTTCTTCTCAATCACCAACCAGGCATTTTATAATACATTCACGAAAGGCACTTCTCAATGGCATTAGCCCAGCTGAAAATCGAAGCATTCCACCTCTCAA ATATGAGTATTTTTATGGCCTCTTGCGTGACTTTCCAGACCTAAGATTTACCATAAATGGGGGCATAACCGGTGTCGATGAG GTCAATGCAGCTAGAACGGAGGGAGCCCATGGTGTAATGATTGGACGGGCAGCATATCACAA CCCATGGAATGTTTTAGGACACGTCGATACTGCTGTTTATGGTGCACCAAGAAGCAATGCCACACGTCGTCAG ATTATTGAGAAGTATCAAGTATATGGTGACTCTGTTTTGTGGAGAGATGGACGTAGACCAAATGTTCGGGACGTGGTGAAG CCTTTACTTAATCTTTTCCATGCTGAACCCGGGAATAGTTTGTGGAAGCGCAAAGCAGATGCTGCTTTCCAAACTTGCACG ACTGTCAAGTCATTTTTTGAGGAAGCCTTGGTAGCAATTCCGGATTTCGTATTGGATAAACCAATAGCTGAGCTGCCTCCGCCTGGCCGTGAAGATCTTTTCGCCAATGTGCAGAGTTTGTTGCCGCCTCCTTGTGAATCTCAGTCAAGGGAAGAAGAAATGATGTATGCCTAG
- the LOC133829657 gene encoding putative disease resistance protein RGA3 yields the protein MLYFDNSEKEWRDFCYDEIEKSFKHNSSDYDKALSCLKLCYDHLPSRLKHCFAYCSLFPKYHEIDVQTIIKLWMAQGFVINEETGKSAEDVGYEYVLNLLRRSFFQEPTIDVTEHVVKFKIHHLMHDLAALVAEGLCLSFNPNANKPSRPFHVSFGSSNFSESDVLGFTWSRMRSVLLQNHSRGKSGVRRDNNTNTLFDKIIKMYDYNLRALDMCGFGIKIVPNSIGDLDLLKYLDLSENEDIIRLPNSITKLVNLQTLRLSSCFNLKQLPRDIRKLVSLRHLEIDGCHSLTSLPQGIGQLTNLQTLSLIVLGKDSSKNEAQLSKLKNLSNLSGKFQIKILIHENFEPGYLNAVPSGIRTLSLEWDGDDKGLLLFDMSTLVSRRNLVKLSLKRCAHCSYLPPLDELVCLKVLTIDEMIKLEHISNDEMYLPSLQELSLMELPVLKGWWKNNGDKNYSLNHCPSFPCLSKLVIEDCPKLDSMPIFPTLEKGLVLDTTGWKPFQLTMSQSSTLSPPLSKLKNMCIVGIKELDDSEAGRINWAAFQSLRFLRLDYLPLKTLPSGLRDIITLEELHIWRCDMNNINCIDSLEFLKKLEIKVCPNLESLPQGIRGLKYLTTLEIEDCPTLIRRCEKKIGADWEKIEHIPKIRLGRIDGK from the coding sequence ATGCTATATTTTGATAATTCTGAAAAGGAATGGCGTGATTTTTGTTATGATGAAATAGAGAAATCTTTTAAGCATAATTCAAGTGATTATGACAAGGCATTGTCATGCTTGAAGTTGTGCTATGATCATCTCCCTTCACGCCTAAAACATTGTTTTGCCTATTGTAGCTTATTTCCTAAATATCACGAGATCGATGTGCAAACGATTATAAAATTGTGGATGGCACAAGGCTTTGTCATTAATGAAGAGACAGGGAAATCTGCAGAGGATGTTGGCTATGAATATGTTCTGAATTTACTTAGAAGATCTTTCTTTCAAGAACCTACAATAGATGTGACGGAGCATGTGGttaaattcaaaattcaccaTTTGATGCACGATCTTGCAGCTCTTGTAGCAGAGGGACTATGCTTATCATTCAACCCAAATGCTAATAAACCATCTCGTCCATTCCATGTGTCATTTGGTTCTAGTAACTTTTCAGAAAGTGATGTACTTGGTTTTACTTGGAGTAGAATGCGATCCGTTTTGTTGCAGAATCACTCACGAGGGAAGTCCGGAGTGAGACGGGATAACAACACAAACACATTGTttgataaaattattaaaatgtaTGATTATAATTTACGGGCGCTAGATATGTGTGGTTTTGGAATTAAGATAGTTCCAAATTCAATTGGCGACTTAGACTTATTGAAGTATCTTGATCTCTCCGAGAATGAGGATATCATCCGATTGCCCAATTCCATCACCAAACTTGTAAATTTGCAAACCTTGAGGCTCTCCTCATGTTTCAATCTTAAACAATTGCCAAGAGACATTCGAAAATTGGTCAGCCTTCGACATCTTGAGATTGATGGTTGCCACAGTCTGACTAGTCTGCCTCAAGGAATTGGTCAGCTAACCAATCTTCAGACGTTATCACTCATTGTTCTAGGCAAGGACTCCTCTAAGAATGAAGCCCAACTGAGTAAATTGAAGAATCTGAGTAACTTGAGTGGCAAGTTTCAAATTAAAATTTTGATCCATGAAAATTTTGAGCCAGGATATTTGAATGCAGTGCCGAGTGGAATTCGAACATTGTCGCTAGAATGGGATGGTGATGACAAGGGTCTCTTGTTATTTGATATGAGCACTCTTGTGAGTCGTCGCAACCTGGTGAAACTTTCATTGAAGAGATGTGCGCATTGCAGCTATCTACCACCGTTGGATGAATTAGTTTGTCTCAAAGTATTGACAATAGATGAGATGATCAAGCTGGAACACATTTCAAACGATGAGATGTACCTTCCCTCCTTGCAAGAACTCTCACTCATGGAGCTACCTGTGTTAAAGGGATGGTGGAAGAATAATGGAGACAAGAACTACTCTCTCAATCATTGTCCTTCATTTCCTTGTCTTTCAAAATTGGTTATTGAAGATTGTCCAAAGTTGGATTCCATGCCCATCTTCCCGACTCTAGAAAAAGGCCTTGTTCTGGACACAACTGGCTGGAAGCCATTCCAACTCACCATGTCTCAGTCGTCCACTCTATCTCCTCCTCTCTCCAAGTTGAAGAATATGTGCATTGTTGGCATTAAAGAGCTTGATGACTCCGAAGCTGGTCGGATTAACTGGGCTGCATTCCAAAGTTTACGATTTCTCAGATTAGACTATCTTCCACTCAAGACTCTTCCCTCGGGTCTTCGAGATATAATCACTCTTGAGGAACTTCATATCTGGCGCTGTGATATGAACAACATCAACTGCATCGATTCTCTTGAGTTTCTTAAGAAGCTTGAGATTAAAGTATGCCCCAATTTGGAGTCATTACCTCAAGGGATTCGTGGCCTTAAGTATTTGACAACATTGGAGATTGAAGATTGTCCCACCTTAATAAGAAGATGCGAGAAGAAAATTGGTGCTGATTGGGAAAAGATTGAACACATTCCAAAAATCCGATTGGGTCGGATTGATGGGAAGTGA
- the LOC133829658 gene encoding protein TAB2 homolog, chloroplastic, whose protein sequence is MASLSFNSSRLRTPAFQSQKPISNFKKPIKIPFSFSSSPPRSWPKLRRFGGSSSVSGSSVSMQEEVEIEEEEEEEDDPTVELCYLDPETNPNSLTEWELDFCSRPILDIRGKKLWELVVCDESLSLQYTKYFPNNVINSITLKDAIEGISEDLGIPLPDKIRYFRSQMQTIITKACNELGIKPVPSKRCVSLLLWLDERFETIYTRHPGYQKGAKPLLALDNPFPMELPDNLFGDRWAFVQLPLSAVREEISSLESKLVFGSSLDLDLLGIEIDDGTLIPGLAVSSSRAKPLAAWMNGLEVCSVEADVARASLILSVGISTRYVYATYKKSSVTTNEAEAWEAAKKAAGGLHFLAIQEDLDSDDCVGFWLLLDLPPPPV, encoded by the exons ATGGCGAGCTTAAGCTTCAACTCTTCGAGACTGAGAACCCCAGCGTTTCAATCTCAGAAACCCATTTCCAACTTCAAAAAACCCATTAAAATCCCATTCAGTTTCTCCTCGAGCCCTCCCAGAAGCTGGCCAAAACTACGCCGTTTCGGGGGGTCGAGTTCCGTTTCAGGAAGCTCGGTTTCGATGCAAGAAGAAGTGGAaattgaggaggaagaagaagaagaagatgacccAACTGTCGAGCTCTGCTATCTCGACCCTGAAACGAATCCCAACAGCCTTACTGAATGGGAGCTTGATTTTTGCTCAAGACCCATTCTTGATATCAGAGGGAAGAAGCTTTGGGAGCTTGTGGTTTGTGATGAGTCTTTGTCATTGCAATATACTAAGTACTTTCCCAATAATGTGATCAATAGTATTACTTTGAAGGACGCCATTGAGGGAATCAGTGAAGATTTGGGTATTCCTTTACCTGATAAAATACGCTACTTCAG GTCACAAATGCAGACAATTATAACAAAGGCTTGTAATGAGCTTGGTATAAAACCTGTTCCTAGTAAAAGG TGTGTATCACTGCTGTTATGGTTGGATGAAAGATTTGAGACTATATATACTCGTCATCCTGGTTACCAGAAAGGAGCTAAGCCGCTTCTCGCTTTAGATAACCCTTTCCCAATGGAACTTCCGGATAATCTTTTTGGGGATAGATGGGCTTTTGTCCAATTACCTTTGTCAG CTGTTCGGGAGGAGATTTCATCCTTAGAATCAAAACTTGTATTCGGTTCAAGTTTAGATTTGGATTTGTTGGGGATTGAAATTGATGACGGCACATTGATCCCAGGGTTGGCTGTTTCTTCTTCACGAGCTAAACCGCTAGCAG CTTGGATGAATGGCCTGGAAGTGTGCTCAGTAGAAGCAGATGTGGCCCGGGCTTCATTGATTCTTTCGGTAGGAATTTCGACAAGGTATGTCTATGCAACTTACAAGAAAAGCTCAGTGACCACAAATGAAGCTGAAGCCTGGGAAGCTGCCAAGAAAGCTGCTGGAGGTTTGCATTTCCTTGCCATTCAGGAGGACTTGGATTCAGATGACTGTGTTGGGTTTTGGCTTCTACTGGACTTGCCTCCTCCACCTGTATAA